The Tripterygium wilfordii isolate XIE 37 chromosome 5, ASM1340144v1, whole genome shotgun sequence genome window below encodes:
- the LOC119998379 gene encoding pentatricopeptide repeat-containing protein At2g22410, mitochondrial-like, which yields MFSMKRPVLENSFLVSLLDSFIQIEQALQIHAQFIVNGFHRHIFPISRLISFFVQLGSTEGLSYSHLLFSQTASPNVFIWNTLIRGYSRSNSPQEAIFLYMSMLAKGIESPNNFTFPFLLNGCARLSCLKPGWQIHGHVMKFGFKYDLFIGNSLIFLYSAFGHLEDARNVFDESPVRDLVSYNTLMNGYNRGNEPWAALRLLREMQESNVKPDGYTFVALLSAYSLLNNPMIVKQVHCLIYKNLGFFDSDVLLKSVMVDMYAKCGLMNMAERVFSTIRCSNNTASWSSMVSGYARCGEIEAARRLFDQSVERDVVSWTAMISGYVQAGQYKEALEIFVQMESLDIRPDEVTLVAVFSACAGLGALDFGKKLDHQYVRNDSYHENAIVTTSIIDMYGKCGSIDTALDTFHRSKDRLKTNAIFNSMITGLAKHGLGKIALDVFKEMELTGLKPDGVTFVAILSACSHSGLVEEGKKLFNSMLSDYGITPEMEHYGCMVDLLGRDGHLEEAYELIQNMQFEANSVIWIALLGACRLHKNAELGDFAARKLFEVEPDHGARYVLLSNMLANANQWEEAGRVREVMDESGIQKPPGWSYVELDGVLNRFLASDKSHPQAADVELMLMDLTRVAEVS from the coding sequence ATGTTCTCCATGAAAAGGCCAGTTCTTGAGAACTCATTTCTGGTATCCCTGCTAGATTCGTTTATACAAATCGAACAAGCGCTTCAAATCCACGCTCAATTCATTGTCAATGGCTTTCATCGCCATATTTTCCCCATAAGCAGGCTGATCTCTTTCTTTGTGCAATTGGGTTCCACAGAAGGTTTGAGTTACTCCCACCTTCTCTTCTCACAAACAGCTTCACCAAATGTGTTTATATGGAATACTTTGATAAGAGGATACTCTCGAAGCAATTCCCCACAAGAAGCAATTTTCCTCTACATGTCTATGCTTGCCAAGGGAATTGAATCGCCGAATAACTTCACGTTCCCTTTTTTACTCAATGGTTGTGCAAGGCTGTCATGTTTGAAGCCCGGATGGCAGATTCATGGTCATGTGATGAAGTTCGGATTCAAATATGATCTTTTTATTGGGAATTCTTTAATCTTTTTGTATTCTGCATTTGGGCATTTAGAAGATGCCCGCAATGTGTTTGATGAAAGTCCTGTAAGGGATCTTGTTTCGTATAATACCTTGATGAATGGGTATAATCGAGGAAACGAACCTTGGGCTGCTTTGAGGCTCCTTAGGGAGATGCAGGAGTCTAATGTCAAGCCTGATGGGTATACTTTTGTAGCTCTGTTGTCAGCTTATTCACTGTTGAACAATCCTATGATCGTGAAGCAGGTCCACTGTTTGATTTATAAGAATTTGGGGTTCTTTGATTCTGATGTGTTACTGAAGAGTGTCATGGTTGATATGTACGCAAAGTGTGGTTTAATGAATATGGCTGAGAGGGTATTTAGTACAATAAGATGTAGCAATAATACTGcatcatggagttctatggtaTCAGGATATGCTCGATGCGGGGAGATCGAGGCTGCTAGAAGGCTGTTTGATCAGTCGGTTGAAAGAGATGTGGTTTCTTGGACAGCCATGATCAGTGGTTACGTTCAAGCGGGGCAGTACAAGGAAGCACTGGAAATTTTTGTCCAAATGGAGAGTCTAGACATAAGGCCTGATGAAGTTACACTGGTTGCTGTTTTCTCGGCCTGCGCTGGGCTTGGAGCTCTTGATTTTGGCAAAAAGTTAGATCACCAGTACGTAAGAAATGATTCGTATCATGAGAATGCTATTGTCACCACATCGATCATAGATATGTATGGGAAATGTGGAAGCATAGATACTGCTCTGGACACTTTTCATCGGTCCAAGGATCGTTTGAAGACCAATGCTATCTTCAACTCCATGATCACAGGTCTTGCCAAGCATGGCCTGGGTAAAATCGCCCTCGATGTTTTCAAAGAAATGGAATTGACAGGATTGAAACCAGATGGAGTTACATTTGTGGCCATTTTAAGTGCTTGCAGCCATAGTGGTCTAGTTGAGGAGGGTAAGAAGTTGTTCAACTCCATGTTAAGCGACTACGGTATTACACCAGAAATGGAACATTATGGTTGCATGGTTGATCTTCTAGGACGAGACGGTCACTTAGAGGAAGCTTATGAGTTAATCCAAAACATGCAATTTGAGGCCAACTCTGTAATCTGGATAGCTCTATTGGGTGCTTGTAGGCTACACAAAAACGCAGAATTGGGTGACTTTGCAGCACGGAAACTCTTCGAAGTGGAGCCAGATCATGGAGCTCGATATGTTTTGTTGTCTAACATGCTTGCAAATGCAAACCAGTGGGAAGAAGCTGGGAGAGTGAGGGAAGTGATGGATGAATCCGGTATTCAGAAGCCACCCGGGTGGAGCTATGTAGAGTTGGATGGTGTTCTTAATCGATTTTTGGCCAGTGACAAGTCCCACCCACAAGCAGCAGATGTAGAGTTGATGCTCATGGACTTGACCAGAGTGGCTGAAGTGAGCTGA
- the LOC119998373 gene encoding uncharacterized protein LOC119998373 isoform X1: MEIHNAVKESDDRRLKTKYNNAVYVIQRVLALYSIEEVAFSFNGGKDSTVLLHLLRAGYYLHNKEKSLSNGDLENFPIRIIYFESPSAFPEINSFTHDTATTYGLEMEIITLDFKSGLEDLLKAKPIRAIFLGVRIGDPTAVGQEQFSPSSPGWPPFMRVNPILDWSYRDIWSFILTCKVTYCGLYDQGYTSIGSIYDTVPNKLLCISHSSSCGGKYKPAYLLSNGRLERAGRTKKSAPSAGRTPVGEVMDGVDSHKNIMLTASVITVGDEILSGSVGDDLGLALCQKLHSIGWTVSQAAVVQNDIDSVAEEVERQKSANDMVFVFGGVGQLHSDVTLAGVAKACGVRLAPDEEFEEYLRHLIGDHCTGDRNEMAQLPEGITELLDHEKLPVPLIKCQNVIILTATNVPELEKEWDCLIELTRSSGLFAVMEPYASKSLSTFLSDVETAQPLSELCLKFPDLKIVCRRKSRSGPLIISLEGKQDVARIESATEALCNKFLPGAFSEV, from the exons ATGGAGATCCATAACGCAGTCAAAGAAAGTGATGACCGGAGGCTCAAGACCAAGTACAACAATGCTGTCTATGTTATTCAAAGAGTTCTCGCTCTATACTC TATTGAAGAGGTTGCTTTCAGCTTCAACGGAGGAAAGGATTCAACT GTTTTGCTGCACCTACTTAGGGCTGGCTATTATTTGCATAACAAGGAAAAAAGTCTTTCAAACGGGGATCTTGAAAATTTTCCAATTAgaataatatattttgaaaGTCCTTCAGCTTTTCCTGAGATCAACTCATTTACCCATGATACGGCCACCAC ctATGGTTTGGAGATGGAAATCATTACCTTGGATTTCAAGTCTGGGTTAGAGGATTTACTAAAGGCAAAACCAATCAGAGCTATTTTTCTTGGTGTCCGTATTGGTGATCCTACTGCG GTAGGCCAAGAACAATTTTCCCCTAGTTCGCCTGGATGGCCACCCTTTATGAGAGTGAATCCTATTTTGGATTGGTCATACAG AGATATCTGGTCATTCATTTTGACTTGCAAGGTCACATACTGCGGTCTTTATGATCAAGG TTATACTTCAATAGGAAGCATTTACGACACAGTTCCAAATAAATTGTTGTGCATCAGCCACTCCTCTAGCTGCGGTGGAAAATATAAACCAGCGTATTTGCTTTCCAATGGTAGACTAGAAAGAGCAGGTAGAACGAAAAAGTCTGCTCCTTCTGCTGGTAGGACACCTGTTGGGGAGGTCATGGATGGTGTGGATTCACATAAAAACATCATGCTCACTGCCTCAGTAATCACCGTAGGGGATGAGATTTT GTCTGGCAGTGTTGGAGATGATTTGGGACTTGCTTTGTGTCAAAAGCTTCATTCCATTGGTTGGACAGTATCACAAGCCGCTGTTGTACAGAATGAT ATTGATTCTGTGGCTGAAGAGGTTGAACGGCAAAAATCTGCTAATGATATG GTTTTTGTATTTGGAGGGGTAGGCCAATTGCATTCTGATGTAACCTTAGCAGGGGTCGCGAAGGCTTGTGGTGTTCGTCTG GCTCCTGATGAAGAATTTGAAGAATATCTCAGGCATCTTATTGGTGATCATTGCACTGGTGACCGGAATGAG ATGGCTCAGTTGCCTGAAGGTATCACCGAATTGCTGGATCACGAAAAGCTGCCAGTGCCTCTG ATCAAATGTCAAAATGTAATTATTCTTACCGCAACTAATGTTCCTGAGCTGGAGAAGGAATGGGACTGTTTGATTGAATTAACAAGATCTAGTGGCCTATTCGCAGTGATGGAGCCATATGCATCAAAGAGCCTAAGTACATTCCTTTCAGAT GTAGAAACTGCTCAACCTCTATCGGAACTTTGCCTCAAATTCCCAGACTTAAAAATTG TATGCCGTCGCAAATCCAGAAGTGGGCCTCTCATCATTAGTCTTGAAGGAAAG
- the LOC119998373 gene encoding uncharacterized protein LOC119998373 isoform X2 yields MEIHNAVKESDDRRLKTKYNNAVYVIQRVLALYSIEEVAFSFNGGKDSTVLLHLLRAGYYLHNKEKSLSNGDLENFPIRIIYFESPSAFPEINSFTHDTATTYGLEMEIITLDFKSGLEDLLKAKPIRAIFLGVRIGDPTAVGQEQFSPSSPGWPPFMRVNPILDWSYRDIWSFILTCKVTYCGLYDQGYTSIGSIYDTVPNKLLCISHSSSCGGKYKPAYLLSNGRLERAGRTKKSAPSAGRTPVGEVMDGVDSHKNIMLTASVITVGDEILSGSVGDDLGLALCQKLHSIGWTVSQAAVVQNDIDSVAEEVERQKSANDMVFVFGGVGQLHSDVTLAGVAKACGVRLAPDEEFEEYLRHLIGDHCTGDRNEMAQLPEGITELLDHEKLPVPLIKCQNVIILTATNVPELEKEWDCLIELTRSSGLFAVMEPYASKSLSTFLSDVETAQPLSELCLKFPDLKIVCRRKSRSGPLIISLEGKDVARIESATEALCNKFLPGAFSEV; encoded by the exons ATGGAGATCCATAACGCAGTCAAAGAAAGTGATGACCGGAGGCTCAAGACCAAGTACAACAATGCTGTCTATGTTATTCAAAGAGTTCTCGCTCTATACTC TATTGAAGAGGTTGCTTTCAGCTTCAACGGAGGAAAGGATTCAACT GTTTTGCTGCACCTACTTAGGGCTGGCTATTATTTGCATAACAAGGAAAAAAGTCTTTCAAACGGGGATCTTGAAAATTTTCCAATTAgaataatatattttgaaaGTCCTTCAGCTTTTCCTGAGATCAACTCATTTACCCATGATACGGCCACCAC ctATGGTTTGGAGATGGAAATCATTACCTTGGATTTCAAGTCTGGGTTAGAGGATTTACTAAAGGCAAAACCAATCAGAGCTATTTTTCTTGGTGTCCGTATTGGTGATCCTACTGCG GTAGGCCAAGAACAATTTTCCCCTAGTTCGCCTGGATGGCCACCCTTTATGAGAGTGAATCCTATTTTGGATTGGTCATACAG AGATATCTGGTCATTCATTTTGACTTGCAAGGTCACATACTGCGGTCTTTATGATCAAGG TTATACTTCAATAGGAAGCATTTACGACACAGTTCCAAATAAATTGTTGTGCATCAGCCACTCCTCTAGCTGCGGTGGAAAATATAAACCAGCGTATTTGCTTTCCAATGGTAGACTAGAAAGAGCAGGTAGAACGAAAAAGTCTGCTCCTTCTGCTGGTAGGACACCTGTTGGGGAGGTCATGGATGGTGTGGATTCACATAAAAACATCATGCTCACTGCCTCAGTAATCACCGTAGGGGATGAGATTTT GTCTGGCAGTGTTGGAGATGATTTGGGACTTGCTTTGTGTCAAAAGCTTCATTCCATTGGTTGGACAGTATCACAAGCCGCTGTTGTACAGAATGAT ATTGATTCTGTGGCTGAAGAGGTTGAACGGCAAAAATCTGCTAATGATATG GTTTTTGTATTTGGAGGGGTAGGCCAATTGCATTCTGATGTAACCTTAGCAGGGGTCGCGAAGGCTTGTGGTGTTCGTCTG GCTCCTGATGAAGAATTTGAAGAATATCTCAGGCATCTTATTGGTGATCATTGCACTGGTGACCGGAATGAG ATGGCTCAGTTGCCTGAAGGTATCACCGAATTGCTGGATCACGAAAAGCTGCCAGTGCCTCTG ATCAAATGTCAAAATGTAATTATTCTTACCGCAACTAATGTTCCTGAGCTGGAGAAGGAATGGGACTGTTTGATTGAATTAACAAGATCTAGTGGCCTATTCGCAGTGATGGAGCCATATGCATCAAAGAGCCTAAGTACATTCCTTTCAGAT GTAGAAACTGCTCAACCTCTATCGGAACTTTGCCTCAAATTCCCAGACTTAAAAATTG TATGCCGTCGCAAATCCAGAAGTGGGCCTCTCATCATTAGTCTTGAAGGAAAG